One part of the Heptranchias perlo isolate sHepPer1 chromosome 10, sHepPer1.hap1, whole genome shotgun sequence genome encodes these proteins:
- the ppp2r3c gene encoding serine/threonine-protein phosphatase 2A regulatory subunit B'' subunit gamma isoform X2 has translation MDLFTKYYIEWRGGRKKNNLSYRSIPRFYYRLPAEDEILLQKLREESRAVFLQRKSRELLDNEELQNLWFLLDKHQTPPLIGEEAMINYENFLEVKEKAGQKCKQFFAAKIFAKLLHNDPYGRISIMQFFNYVMRKVWLHQTRIGLSLYDVAGQGYLRESDLENYILELIPTLPQLDGLEKSFYSFYVCTAVRKFFFFLDPLRTGKIKIQDILACSFLDDLLELRDEELSKESQESNWFSAPSALRVYGQYLNLDKDHNGMLSKEELSRYGTGTLTGVFLDRVFQECLTYDGEMDYKTYLDFVLALENRKEPAALQYIFKLLDMENKGYLNVFSLNFFFRAIQEQMKLHGQEPVSFQDVKDEIFDMVKPKDPYKITLQDLISSGQGDTVSSILIDLNGFWTYENREVLVANDNDGSADLDDS, from the exons ATGGATCTATTCACCAAATACTACATTGAATGGAGAGGAGGCAGGAAAAAGAACAATCTATCTTACAGAAGCATCCCAAGATTTTATTACAGG CTTCCAGCAGAAGATGAAATTTTGTTACAGAAATTAAGAGAAGAATCCAGGGCGGTGTTTCTTCAAAGGAAGAGTAGAGAATTGTTGGATAATGAAGAACTACAG AATTTGTGGTTTCTACTAGACAAACATCAAACGCCTCCTTTGATAGGAGAGGAAGCAATGATAAATTATGAAAATTTTCTGGAGGTCAAAGAAAAAGCAGGGCAGAAATGCAA GCAGTTCTTTGCAGCAAAGATCTTTGCAAAACTCTTGCACAATGACCCATATGGAAGGATCTCCATAATGCAGTTCTTCAACTATGTCATGCGAAAAG TTTGGCTGCATCAGACAAGGATAGGTCTCAGTTTGTATGATGTAGCAGGTCAAGGATATCTTCGTGAATCT GATTTGGAGAATTACATTTTGGAATTGATTCCCACTTTACCACAGCTTGATGGCTTGGAAAAGTCCTTCTATTCATTCTATGTGTGTACTGCTGTTAGAAAATTTTTCTTCTTCCTTGACCCACTCCGAACAG GTAAGATAAAAATCCAAGATATTTTGGCCTGCAGCTTCTTGGATGATTTGTTGGAG CTGAGAGATGAGGAACTGTCTAAGGAAAGTCAAGAGTCAAACTGGttttctgctccttctgcactgagAGTATATG GTCAATACTTAAATCTAGATAAAGATCACAATGGAATGCTCAGCAAAGAAGAACTATCACGATATGGTACTGGAACCCTTACAGGCGTGTTTTTGGATAGGGTTTTCCAGGAGTGCCTAACATATGATGGAGAAATG GATTACAAGACGTATCTGGACTTCGTTCTTGCTTTGGAGAACCGAAAGGAACCTGCTGCTCTCCAATATATCTTTAAATTACTGGATATGGAAAATAAGGGTTATCTTAATGTTTTTTCCCTCAATTTCTTCTTCAGG GCTATCCAGGAGCAAATGAAACTTCATGGGCAAGAGCCAGTTTCTTTTCAGGATGTCAAG GATGAAATCTTTGACATGGTTAAGCCTAAAGATCCATATAAAATCACCCTTCAAGATTTAATAAGCAGTGGACAAGGTGATACCGTCAGCAGCATTCTAATTGATCTAAATGGTTTTTGGACTTATGAAAACCGAGAAGTTCTTGTTGCAAATGACAATGATGGTAGCGCTGATTTGGATGATTCCTGA
- the ppp2r3c gene encoding serine/threonine-protein phosphatase 2A regulatory subunit B'' subunit gamma isoform X4 yields MINYENFLEVKEKAGQKCKQFFAAKIFAKLLHNDPYGRISIMQFFNYVMRKVWLHQTRIGLSLYDVAGQGYLRESDLENYILELIPTLPQLDGLEKSFYSFYVCTAVRKFFFFLDPLRTGKIKIQDILACSFLDDLLELRDEELSKESQESNWFSAPSALRVYGQYLNLDKDHNGMLSKEELSRYGTGTLTGVFLDRVFQECLTYDGEMDYKTYLDFVLALENRKEPAALQYIFKLLDMENKGYLNVFSLNFFFRAIQEQMKLHGQEPVSFQDVKDEIFDMVKPKDPYKITLQDLISSGQGDTVSSILIDLNGFWTYENREVLVANDNDGSADLDDS; encoded by the exons ATGATAAATTATGAAAATTTTCTGGAGGTCAAAGAAAAAGCAGGGCAGAAATGCAA GCAGTTCTTTGCAGCAAAGATCTTTGCAAAACTCTTGCACAATGACCCATATGGAAGGATCTCCATAATGCAGTTCTTCAACTATGTCATGCGAAAAG TTTGGCTGCATCAGACAAGGATAGGTCTCAGTTTGTATGATGTAGCAGGTCAAGGATATCTTCGTGAATCT GATTTGGAGAATTACATTTTGGAATTGATTCCCACTTTACCACAGCTTGATGGCTTGGAAAAGTCCTTCTATTCATTCTATGTGTGTACTGCTGTTAGAAAATTTTTCTTCTTCCTTGACCCACTCCGAACAG GTAAGATAAAAATCCAAGATATTTTGGCCTGCAGCTTCTTGGATGATTTGTTGGAG CTGAGAGATGAGGAACTGTCTAAGGAAAGTCAAGAGTCAAACTGGttttctgctccttctgcactgagAGTATATG GTCAATACTTAAATCTAGATAAAGATCACAATGGAATGCTCAGCAAAGAAGAACTATCACGATATGGTACTGGAACCCTTACAGGCGTGTTTTTGGATAGGGTTTTCCAGGAGTGCCTAACATATGATGGAGAAATG GATTACAAGACGTATCTGGACTTCGTTCTTGCTTTGGAGAACCGAAAGGAACCTGCTGCTCTCCAATATATCTTTAAATTACTGGATATGGAAAATAAGGGTTATCTTAATGTTTTTTCCCTCAATTTCTTCTTCAGG GCTATCCAGGAGCAAATGAAACTTCATGGGCAAGAGCCAGTTTCTTTTCAGGATGTCAAG GATGAAATCTTTGACATGGTTAAGCCTAAAGATCCATATAAAATCACCCTTCAAGATTTAATAAGCAGTGGACAAGGTGATACCGTCAGCAGCATTCTAATTGATCTAAATGGTTTTTGGACTTATGAAAACCGAGAAGTTCTTGTTGCAAATGACAATGATGGTAGCGCTGATTTGGATGATTCCTGA
- the ppp2r3c gene encoding serine/threonine-protein phosphatase 2A regulatory subunit B'' subunit gamma isoform X3 — protein sequence MPWPPRNLPAEDEILLQKLREESRAVFLQRKSRELLDNEELQNLWFLLDKHQTPPLIGEEAMINYENFLEVKEKAGQKCKQFFAAKIFAKLLHNDPYGRISIMQFFNYVMRKVWLHQTRIGLSLYDVAGQGYLRESDLENYILELIPTLPQLDGLEKSFYSFYVCTAVRKFFFFLDPLRTGKIKIQDILACSFLDDLLELRDEELSKESQESNWFSAPSALRVYGQYLNLDKDHNGMLSKEELSRYGTGTLTGVFLDRVFQECLTYDGEMDYKTYLDFVLALENRKEPAALQYIFKLLDMENKGYLNVFSLNFFFRAIQEQMKLHGQEPVSFQDVKDEIFDMVKPKDPYKITLQDLISSGQGDTVSSILIDLNGFWTYENREVLVANDNDGSADLDDS from the exons ATGCCGTGGCCTCCCAGAAAC CTTCCAGCAGAAGATGAAATTTTGTTACAGAAATTAAGAGAAGAATCCAGGGCGGTGTTTCTTCAAAGGAAGAGTAGAGAATTGTTGGATAATGAAGAACTACAG AATTTGTGGTTTCTACTAGACAAACATCAAACGCCTCCTTTGATAGGAGAGGAAGCAATGATAAATTATGAAAATTTTCTGGAGGTCAAAGAAAAAGCAGGGCAGAAATGCAA GCAGTTCTTTGCAGCAAAGATCTTTGCAAAACTCTTGCACAATGACCCATATGGAAGGATCTCCATAATGCAGTTCTTCAACTATGTCATGCGAAAAG TTTGGCTGCATCAGACAAGGATAGGTCTCAGTTTGTATGATGTAGCAGGTCAAGGATATCTTCGTGAATCT GATTTGGAGAATTACATTTTGGAATTGATTCCCACTTTACCACAGCTTGATGGCTTGGAAAAGTCCTTCTATTCATTCTATGTGTGTACTGCTGTTAGAAAATTTTTCTTCTTCCTTGACCCACTCCGAACAG GTAAGATAAAAATCCAAGATATTTTGGCCTGCAGCTTCTTGGATGATTTGTTGGAG CTGAGAGATGAGGAACTGTCTAAGGAAAGTCAAGAGTCAAACTGGttttctgctccttctgcactgagAGTATATG GTCAATACTTAAATCTAGATAAAGATCACAATGGAATGCTCAGCAAAGAAGAACTATCACGATATGGTACTGGAACCCTTACAGGCGTGTTTTTGGATAGGGTTTTCCAGGAGTGCCTAACATATGATGGAGAAATG GATTACAAGACGTATCTGGACTTCGTTCTTGCTTTGGAGAACCGAAAGGAACCTGCTGCTCTCCAATATATCTTTAAATTACTGGATATGGAAAATAAGGGTTATCTTAATGTTTTTTCCCTCAATTTCTTCTTCAGG GCTATCCAGGAGCAAATGAAACTTCATGGGCAAGAGCCAGTTTCTTTTCAGGATGTCAAG GATGAAATCTTTGACATGGTTAAGCCTAAAGATCCATATAAAATCACCCTTCAAGATTTAATAAGCAGTGGACAAGGTGATACCGTCAGCAGCATTCTAATTGATCTAAATGGTTTTTGGACTTATGAAAACCGAGAAGTTCTTGTTGCAAATGACAATGATGGTAGCGCTGATTTGGATGATTCCTGA
- the ppp2r3c gene encoding serine/threonine-protein phosphatase 2A regulatory subunit B'' subunit gamma isoform X1, giving the protein MEDECGGDGMAVVEAEVPAMDWKQALKSRLDAVASQKPKKTEQELKDNEMDLFTKYYIEWRGGRKKNNLSYRSIPRFYYRLPAEDEILLQKLREESRAVFLQRKSRELLDNEELQNLWFLLDKHQTPPLIGEEAMINYENFLEVKEKAGQKCKQFFAAKIFAKLLHNDPYGRISIMQFFNYVMRKVWLHQTRIGLSLYDVAGQGYLRESDLENYILELIPTLPQLDGLEKSFYSFYVCTAVRKFFFFLDPLRTGKIKIQDILACSFLDDLLELRDEELSKESQESNWFSAPSALRVYGQYLNLDKDHNGMLSKEELSRYGTGTLTGVFLDRVFQECLTYDGEMDYKTYLDFVLALENRKEPAALQYIFKLLDMENKGYLNVFSLNFFFRAIQEQMKLHGQEPVSFQDVKDEIFDMVKPKDPYKITLQDLISSGQGDTVSSILIDLNGFWTYENREVLVANDNDGSADLDDS; this is encoded by the exons ATGGAGGACGAATGTGGTGGAGATGGGATGGCGGTTGTTGAGGCCGAGGTCCCGGCCATGGATTGGAAGCAGGCGTTAAAGAGTCGGCTGGATGCCGTGGCCTCCCAGAAAC CTAAAAAAACAGAACAAGAACTAAAGGATAATGAGATGGATCTATTCACCAAATACTACATTGAATGGAGAGGAGGCAGGAAAAAGAACAATCTATCTTACAGAAGCATCCCAAGATTTTATTACAGG CTTCCAGCAGAAGATGAAATTTTGTTACAGAAATTAAGAGAAGAATCCAGGGCGGTGTTTCTTCAAAGGAAGAGTAGAGAATTGTTGGATAATGAAGAACTACAG AATTTGTGGTTTCTACTAGACAAACATCAAACGCCTCCTTTGATAGGAGAGGAAGCAATGATAAATTATGAAAATTTTCTGGAGGTCAAAGAAAAAGCAGGGCAGAAATGCAA GCAGTTCTTTGCAGCAAAGATCTTTGCAAAACTCTTGCACAATGACCCATATGGAAGGATCTCCATAATGCAGTTCTTCAACTATGTCATGCGAAAAG TTTGGCTGCATCAGACAAGGATAGGTCTCAGTTTGTATGATGTAGCAGGTCAAGGATATCTTCGTGAATCT GATTTGGAGAATTACATTTTGGAATTGATTCCCACTTTACCACAGCTTGATGGCTTGGAAAAGTCCTTCTATTCATTCTATGTGTGTACTGCTGTTAGAAAATTTTTCTTCTTCCTTGACCCACTCCGAACAG GTAAGATAAAAATCCAAGATATTTTGGCCTGCAGCTTCTTGGATGATTTGTTGGAG CTGAGAGATGAGGAACTGTCTAAGGAAAGTCAAGAGTCAAACTGGttttctgctccttctgcactgagAGTATATG GTCAATACTTAAATCTAGATAAAGATCACAATGGAATGCTCAGCAAAGAAGAACTATCACGATATGGTACTGGAACCCTTACAGGCGTGTTTTTGGATAGGGTTTTCCAGGAGTGCCTAACATATGATGGAGAAATG GATTACAAGACGTATCTGGACTTCGTTCTTGCTTTGGAGAACCGAAAGGAACCTGCTGCTCTCCAATATATCTTTAAATTACTGGATATGGAAAATAAGGGTTATCTTAATGTTTTTTCCCTCAATTTCTTCTTCAGG GCTATCCAGGAGCAAATGAAACTTCATGGGCAAGAGCCAGTTTCTTTTCAGGATGTCAAG GATGAAATCTTTGACATGGTTAAGCCTAAAGATCCATATAAAATCACCCTTCAAGATTTAATAAGCAGTGGACAAGGTGATACCGTCAGCAGCATTCTAATTGATCTAAATGGTTTTTGGACTTATGAAAACCGAGAAGTTCTTGTTGCAAATGACAATGATGGTAGCGCTGATTTGGATGATTCCTGA